From a region of the Methylomonas rapida genome:
- the rpoC gene encoding DNA-directed RNA polymerase subunit beta', which produces MNFLKRQGRTDDFDTIRIGLASPDMIRSWSYGEVKKPETINYRTFKPERDGLFCAKIFGPISDYECLCGKYKRLKHRGVICEKCGVEVTLSKVRRERMGHIELASPVAHIWFLKSLPSRIALLLDMTLRSIERVLYFETFVVTDPGMSPLEKGQLLTDEEYLNAVEEHGDDFVAKMGAEAIYDLLKSIDLKEEINILREEINSTSSDTKIKKFSKRLKVIDSLLASNNRPEWMIMHVLPVLPPELRPLVPLDGGRFATSDLNDLYRRVINRNNRLTRLLDLNAPDIIVRNEKRMLQEAVDALLDNGRRGRAITGSNRRPLKSLADMIKGKQGRFRQNLLGKRVDYSGRSVIVVGPTLRLHQCGLPKKMALELFKPFIFSKLQLRGLATTIKAAKKMVEREGAEVWDILEEVIREHPVLLNRAPTLHRLGIQAFEPILIEGKAIQLHPLVCSAFNADFDGDQMAVHIPLSIEAQLEARTLMMATNNILSPANGEPVINPSQDVVLGLYYISREKVNAKGEGSIFTDLAEVMKALDAKAVELQSKIELRVTEKLKNADGEFETIVSRKKTTVGRAIIWGIVPDGMPYELVNVDMTKKNISRLINYSYRYLGIKETVILADQIMYLGFRYATRSGVSFGIEDMEIPAKKADIIRAAEAEVNEIQNQYSSGLVTDGERYNKVVDIWSRANDQVAKVMMEGLGEDEVVDASGQTVKQKSFNSIFMMAESGARGSAAQIRQLAGMRGLMAKPDGSIIETPITANFREGLDVLQYFISTHGARKGLADTALKTANSGYLTRRLVDVAQDLVIAESDCGTENGLTMMPIIEGGDVVEPLVERVLGRVAAIDVTNPASNDVLIPAGTMIDENLVSVLEDHGIDKMIVRSVITCESRQGVCAKCYGRDLGRGHLVNIGEAVGVVAAQSIGEPGTQLTMRTFHIGGAASRSAAVSNVQVKSAGSAKLNNLKTVKNRENNLVAVSRSGEVGVMDEYGRERERYKIPYGAVLSIEDGSPVKAGDIIVNWDPHTHPVITEVDGFIQLHDFIDGVTVQEQSDEVTGLTSRVVTDPKQRSAAGKELRPMVRLIDEHGGLINLPGTDIPAQYFLPAGAIVSVKDGGEVKVGDVLARIPQESSKTRDITGGLPRVADLFEARKTKDPAILAEATGMVSFGKETKGKQRVIITDAEGEHYETLIPKWRHITVFEGEFVEKGETIAEGELTPHDILRLRGVEELADYLVKEIQDVYRLQGVKINDKHIEAIIRQMLRKVEITASGETDFVKGEQVERTLLNAVNEQAEKEGKIPASYESLLLGITKASLATESFISAASFQETTRVLTDAAVRGISDSLNGLKENVIVGRLIPAGTGLAYHEQRRKRRAMESAPEVDSAISAAEAVDVEEALKQALNIE; this is translated from the coding sequence ATGAATTTCCTAAAGCGTCAAGGTCGTACCGATGATTTTGACACTATCCGTATCGGCTTGGCATCACCTGACATGATTCGTTCATGGTCCTATGGTGAAGTCAAGAAACCGGAGACCATCAATTACCGTACTTTTAAGCCGGAAAGAGACGGCCTGTTCTGCGCCAAAATTTTTGGCCCTATCAGTGATTACGAATGCTTATGCGGTAAGTACAAGCGTTTGAAACACCGTGGCGTCATCTGCGAAAAGTGCGGCGTGGAAGTCACTTTATCCAAAGTCCGCCGCGAACGCATGGGCCATATCGAATTGGCCAGCCCGGTTGCACATATTTGGTTCCTGAAATCACTGCCTTCCAGAATTGCATTGTTATTGGATATGACATTGCGTTCGATCGAACGCGTGTTGTACTTCGAAACATTCGTCGTTACCGATCCGGGTATGTCGCCGCTGGAAAAAGGCCAATTGTTGACCGACGAAGAATACCTGAATGCGGTTGAAGAGCATGGCGATGATTTCGTCGCCAAAATGGGCGCTGAAGCGATCTATGATTTGTTGAAATCGATTGATCTAAAGGAAGAAATCAATATTCTTCGCGAAGAGATCAATTCGACCAGTTCGGATACCAAAATCAAGAAGTTTTCGAAGCGCTTGAAGGTCATCGATTCCTTGTTGGCTTCCAATAACCGTCCGGAATGGATGATCATGCACGTATTGCCGGTGTTGCCGCCGGAATTGCGCCCATTGGTGCCTCTGGATGGTGGCCGCTTTGCGACATCGGATTTGAATGATCTTTATCGCCGCGTCATCAACCGTAACAATCGTCTTACACGCTTGTTGGACTTGAATGCGCCAGACATTATCGTGCGTAACGAAAAACGCATGCTGCAAGAAGCGGTCGATGCCTTGTTGGATAACGGTCGCCGCGGTCGTGCAATCACGGGCAGCAACAGAAGGCCTTTGAAATCCCTGGCCGATATGATCAAGGGTAAACAAGGCCGTTTCCGGCAAAATTTGCTGGGCAAACGGGTCGATTATTCGGGGCGTTCCGTTATCGTGGTAGGTCCTACCTTGCGCCTGCACCAATGCGGGTTGCCGAAAAAAATGGCACTGGAACTGTTCAAGCCGTTCATATTTAGCAAGTTGCAACTGCGTGGTTTAGCCACCACCATCAAGGCGGCCAAGAAAATGGTCGAGCGCGAAGGAGCCGAGGTTTGGGATATTCTGGAAGAAGTCATTCGCGAACATCCGGTATTGCTGAACCGGGCGCCGACGCTGCACCGTTTGGGTATTCAAGCGTTTGAACCAATCTTGATCGAAGGTAAAGCGATTCAATTGCATCCGTTGGTTTGTAGCGCGTTCAACGCCGACTTCGACGGTGACCAGATGGCGGTGCATATTCCGTTGTCGATCGAGGCACAATTGGAAGCACGTACCTTGATGATGGCGACCAACAATATTTTGTCGCCTGCCAATGGTGAGCCAGTCATCAACCCGTCGCAGGACGTGGTCTTGGGGTTGTATTACATCAGTCGTGAAAAGGTCAACGCCAAAGGTGAGGGGAGTATATTTACCGATCTCGCCGAAGTGATGAAGGCCTTGGATGCAAAGGCTGTCGAGCTGCAAAGCAAAATCGAGCTCAGAGTCACTGAAAAATTGAAAAATGCCGATGGCGAATTCGAAACCATCGTTAGCAGGAAGAAAACAACCGTAGGTCGAGCGATTATCTGGGGCATCGTGCCCGACGGCATGCCTTACGAGTTGGTCAATGTGGATATGACCAAGAAAAATATTTCTCGGTTGATCAACTATAGCTATCGTTATTTGGGCATCAAGGAAACGGTAATTCTGGCGGACCAAATCATGTATTTGGGATTCCGCTACGCCACGCGTTCCGGAGTTTCATTCGGTATCGAGGACATGGAAATCCCGGCCAAGAAAGCGGACATCATTCGCGCCGCAGAAGCAGAGGTCAACGAAATCCAGAACCAATATTCGTCAGGTCTGGTCACCGATGGCGAACGCTATAACAAGGTCGTCGACATTTGGTCTCGTGCGAACGATCAGGTTGCGAAAGTGATGATGGAAGGCCTGGGTGAGGATGAAGTCGTTGACGCCAGCGGACAGACGGTCAAGCAGAAGTCGTTCAATTCCATTTTTATGATGGCCGAATCGGGCGCGAGGGGATCCGCGGCTCAGATCCGGCAGTTGGCGGGTATGCGCGGTTTGATGGCCAAGCCGGACGGCTCCATCATCGAAACGCCGATTACAGCGAATTTCCGTGAAGGTTTGGACGTGTTGCAATACTTCATTTCAACTCACGGTGCGCGTAAAGGTCTGGCGGATACCGCGCTGAAAACCGCGAACTCGGGTTACTTGACTCGACGTTTGGTCGACGTGGCCCAGGATTTGGTGATTGCCGAATCCGATTGCGGTACCGAGAACGGTCTGACCATGATGCCTATCATTGAAGGCGGCGATGTGGTCGAGCCATTGGTCGAACGAGTATTGGGCCGGGTCGCTGCGATAGATGTCACTAATCCTGCGAGCAATGATGTGTTGATTCCAGCGGGTACCATGATTGACGAGAATCTGGTAAGCGTGCTGGAGGATCACGGTATCGATAAAATGATCGTGCGTTCCGTCATTACTTGCGAATCCAGACAGGGTGTGTGTGCTAAGTGTTATGGTCGCGATTTGGGTCGAGGGCATCTGGTCAATATCGGCGAGGCTGTTGGTGTTGTCGCCGCTCAGTCTATCGGTGAGCCTGGCACACAGTTGACCATGCGTACGTTCCACATTGGTGGTGCGGCATCGAGATCGGCTGCTGTCAGCAATGTTCAGGTCAAGTCCGCCGGTAGTGCGAAGCTGAACAACTTGAAGACGGTCAAAAACCGCGAGAACAATCTGGTGGCGGTTTCCAGATCGGGCGAGGTTGGCGTGATGGATGAATACGGTCGCGAACGCGAGCGTTATAAAATTCCTTATGGCGCAGTGTTGTCCATAGAAGACGGTAGTCCGGTCAAAGCTGGCGATATTATCGTCAATTGGGACCCGCATACCCATCCAGTTATTACTGAGGTAGATGGTTTTATCCAATTGCACGATTTTATCGATGGGGTGACCGTTCAGGAACAGTCGGATGAGGTAACAGGCTTGACTTCACGCGTGGTTACCGATCCCAAGCAACGTAGCGCTGCGGGTAAGGAATTACGGCCTATGGTTCGATTGATCGATGAGCACGGTGGCTTGATCAATCTGCCAGGCACCGATATACCGGCACAGTATTTCTTGCCTGCGGGTGCAATCGTCAGTGTTAAAGATGGCGGCGAAGTGAAGGTCGGCGACGTGCTGGCCCGGATTCCACAAGAATCCAGTAAAACCCGGGACATCACCGGTGGTTTGCCGCGTGTTGCCGACTTGTTCGAGGCGCGCAAAACTAAAGATCCTGCGATTTTGGCGGAGGCAACCGGTATGGTTTCGTTTGGTAAGGAAACCAAGGGTAAGCAGCGCGTCATCATTACCGACGCTGAGGGTGAGCATTACGAGACCCTGATACCGAAATGGCGACATATCACGGTATTTGAAGGTGAATTCGTCGAAAAAGGCGAGACGATCGCCGAAGGTGAATTGACGCCGCATGACATCTTGCGTTTGCGCGGTGTGGAAGAGTTGGCTGATTACCTGGTCAAGGAGATTCAGGATGTTTACCGGTTACAAGGGGTGAAAATCAACGATAAGCACATCGAGGCGATCATTCGTCAGATGTTGCGTAAAGTGGAAATCACCGCTTCAGGTGAAACGGATTTCGTCAAAGGCGAACAGGTTGAGCGTACATTACTCAATGCGGTCAATGAGCAAGCCGAGAAAGAAGGCAAGATTCCTGCAAGTTACGAATCGCTGTTATTGGGTATTACCAAGGCGTCACTGGCGACCGAGTCCTTCATATCCGCGGCATCCTTCCAGGAGACCACTCGCGTGCTGACTGATGCCGCCGTTAGGGGTATCAGCGACAGTCTGAATGGTCTGAAGGAAAACGTCATTGTCGGTAGGTTGATTCCAGCCGGTACCGGCTTGGCGTATCATGAGCAGCGCCGTAAGAGAAGGGCAATGGAGTCGGCGCCGGAAGTCGATTCCGCAATCAGCGCCGCCGAAGCAGTGGATGTTGAAGAGGCCCTGAAACAGGCACTCAACATTGAATAA
- the rpsG gene encoding 30S ribosomal protein S7, which translates to MSRRRVAAKRVINPDPRFGSDMLSKFMNMIMQDGKKSVAEKIVYGALDVIESKGHKESLELVAKALENVQPRVEVKSRRVGGATYQVPVEVRPARRVALSMRWLIDAARKRNERTMAAKLAGELLDASEGRGAAAKKREDTHRMAEANKAFAHYRW; encoded by the coding sequence ATGTCTAGAAGAAGAGTAGCTGCAAAGCGAGTAATCAATCCGGATCCGCGCTTCGGTAGCGATATGCTGTCGAAGTTTATGAACATGATTATGCAGGACGGTAAAAAGTCCGTAGCTGAAAAAATTGTTTACGGCGCTTTGGATGTTATCGAGAGCAAAGGTCATAAAGAATCTTTGGAACTGGTTGCGAAAGCGCTGGAAAATGTTCAGCCTCGCGTTGAGGTGAAATCACGCCGCGTAGGTGGTGCGACGTATCAGGTGCCTGTCGAGGTTCGTCCGGCGAGACGAGTTGCATTGTCCATGCGTTGGCTGATCGATGCGGCTAGAAAACGCAATGAAAGAACCATGGCTGCAAAGTTGGCTGGTGAGTTGCTGGATGCTTCGGAAGGCCGTGGTGCAGCTGCTAAGAAACGCGAAGATACGCATAGAATGGCTGAAGCAAACAAGGCGTTTGCTCATTATCGCTGGTAA
- the rpsL gene encoding 30S ribosomal protein S12, with protein sequence MATINQLVRKPRAKKVEKTNVPALEACPQRRGVCTRVYTTTPKKPNSALRKVARVRLTNGAEVSSYIGGEGHNLQEHSVVLIRGGRVKDLPGVRYHVVRGSLDTSGVKDRKCGRSKYGAKRPKK encoded by the coding sequence ATGGCCACGATCAATCAGTTGGTCCGTAAGCCTCGTGCTAAGAAAGTCGAGAAAACCAATGTGCCTGCATTGGAAGCATGTCCTCAAAGAAGGGGGGTTTGTACCCGTGTTTACACCACGACGCCGAAGAAGCCGAACTCGGCCTTGCGTAAGGTGGCAAGGGTCAGATTGACCAATGGGGCTGAAGTAAGTAGTTATATTGGTGGTGAAGGGCATAATCTGCAAGAGCACTCTGTTGTGTTGATCCGCGGTGGTCGTGTCAAGGATTTGCCAGGTGTGCGTTACCACGTTGTTCGGGGAAGTCTTGATACTTCTGGTGTGAAAGATAGAAAGTGTGGTCGCTCCAAATATGGTGCGAAAAGACCTAAAAAATAA
- the fusA gene encoding elongation factor G: MARKTPIEHYRNIGIMAHIDAGKTTTTERILFYTGVSHKMGEVHDGAATMDWMEQEQERGITITSAATTCFWSGMEKQYPQHRINIIDTPGHVDFTIEVERSLRVLDGACAVFCAVGGVEPQSEAVWRQANKYHVPRLAFVNKMDRVGADFPRVVEQLKTRLGASVVAMQLPIGSEDGFVGVIDLVKQKALYWNDADLGVTHEEKEIPAEMVGMVAEYRELLIERAAEGSEDLTEKYLEDGVLSEEEIKKGIRDQVLQNSLVPVYCGSAFKNKGVQCLLDGVIEFLPAPIDKPAVKGMLEGSDEEQLRTAGDDQPFSALAFKIASDPFVGILTFFRVYSGVLKSGDVILNVAKGKRERVGRIVQMHANSREEVGEVRAGDIAAVIGLKDVTTGDTFSAMEAPILLEKMEFPEPVISVAVEPKTKADQDKMGGALARLAQEDPSFRVNTDGESGQTIISGMGELHLEIIVDRMKREFNVAANVGAPQVAYRETIRKTVECEGKFIRQSGGRGQYGHVWLRLEPRELGSGYLFVNEVVGGAIPKEFIPAIDKGVQEQMENGIIAGFPVVDVKVSLFDGSYHDVDSNEMAFKIAGSIAFRDGAETANPVLLEPIMKVEVVTPEDYMGEVVGDINRRRGVIHGMDDVPAGKAVECEVPMAEMFGYATDLRSATQGRATYSMQFEKYNEAPANIAEAIIRKVS, encoded by the coding sequence ATGGCACGGAAGACGCCAATAGAGCATTACCGTAATATCGGGATCATGGCTCACATAGATGCCGGTAAAACAACCACTACCGAGCGCATTTTGTTTTACACCGGTGTGTCTCATAAAATGGGTGAGGTGCATGATGGTGCTGCAACCATGGACTGGATGGAGCAGGAGCAGGAAAGAGGGATTACGATAACCTCGGCTGCGACTACCTGCTTTTGGTCGGGAATGGAAAAACAATATCCGCAGCACCGTATCAATATCATCGATACGCCGGGCCACGTCGATTTTACGATAGAAGTAGAGCGCTCGCTGCGGGTGCTGGATGGCGCGTGTGCGGTTTTTTGTGCCGTAGGTGGTGTGGAGCCGCAATCGGAAGCGGTGTGGCGTCAAGCGAATAAATACCATGTTCCCAGGTTGGCATTCGTCAATAAGATGGATCGTGTCGGTGCCGATTTTCCGCGTGTTGTGGAGCAGTTAAAAACTCGGCTTGGGGCATCGGTTGTAGCGATGCAACTGCCAATTGGTTCTGAAGATGGATTTGTCGGTGTCATCGATCTGGTCAAGCAGAAAGCGCTTTACTGGAATGATGCTGATTTGGGTGTCACGCATGAGGAAAAGGAAATTCCTGCGGAAATGGTGGGCATGGTCGCCGAATATAGAGAGCTTCTGATCGAGAGGGCGGCAGAAGGTTCCGAAGACCTCACTGAGAAATATCTGGAAGACGGTGTTCTTTCGGAAGAGGAAATAAAAAAAGGAATTCGTGATCAAGTGCTGCAAAATAGCTTGGTTCCGGTTTATTGCGGTTCCGCCTTCAAGAATAAAGGTGTTCAGTGCTTGCTGGATGGAGTCATCGAGTTTTTGCCTGCGCCAATAGATAAGCCCGCAGTGAAGGGAATGCTAGAGGGGAGTGATGAGGAGCAGTTGCGAACGGCTGGAGATGATCAACCGTTTTCAGCGTTGGCATTCAAAATTGCTTCAGATCCCTTTGTAGGGATTTTGACATTTTTTAGGGTTTACTCCGGTGTGCTGAAATCCGGTGATGTGATCCTGAATGTCGCGAAAGGAAAGCGTGAGCGGGTTGGTCGAATTGTCCAGATGCACGCCAATAGTAGGGAAGAGGTTGGCGAGGTCAGGGCGGGCGATATAGCTGCTGTAATCGGATTAAAAGATGTCACCACGGGTGATACGTTTAGCGCCATGGAGGCTCCGATTTTGTTGGAAAAAATGGAATTTCCAGAACCCGTTATATCGGTTGCGGTTGAGCCAAAAACAAAGGCGGACCAAGACAAGATGGGGGGGGCGCTCGCGCGTTTGGCGCAAGAAGATCCGTCGTTTCGCGTAAATACGGACGGTGAATCGGGGCAGACCATTATCTCGGGAATGGGTGAATTGCACTTAGAGATAATCGTTGATCGGATGAAGCGGGAATTCAACGTTGCGGCAAATGTAGGGGCACCGCAAGTGGCCTACAGAGAAACCATTCGCAAAACGGTAGAGTGTGAAGGAAAGTTCATTCGGCAAAGCGGAGGGCGCGGACAATACGGTCACGTCTGGCTGCGTTTGGAGCCAAGGGAATTAGGATCGGGTTATTTGTTCGTCAACGAAGTAGTTGGCGGGGCCATTCCGAAAGAATTTATTCCTGCGATCGATAAAGGCGTACAAGAACAAATGGAAAATGGCATAATAGCCGGCTTCCCTGTGGTAGATGTAAAAGTTAGTTTGTTCGATGGGTCATATCACGATGTCGATTCGAATGAAATGGCTTTCAAAATTGCAGGATCAATAGCCTTCAGGGATGGGGCAGAAACTGCAAATCCTGTATTGCTCGAACCCATTATGAAAGTCGAGGTGGTAACGCCAGAGGATTATATGGGTGAGGTCGTCGGTGACATCAACCGGCGTAGAGGCGTAATACATGGTATGGATGATGTGCCTGCTGGTAAAGCGGTCGAATGCGAAGTTCCCATGGCAGAAATGTTTGGCTACGCAACCGATCTGCGCTCTGCAACGCAGGGACGGGCGACATACAGTATGCAGTTTGAAAAATATAACGAAGCACCTGCAAATATTGCGGAAGCTATAATTAGAAAAGTATCTTAA